In Fusarium oxysporum f. sp. lycopersici 4287 chromosome 9, whole genome shotgun sequence, the genomic stretch AGTgacccttctccttgacgaCGTCAGAGATCTGCTTCCACTGCTCCTGGGTAGGGTCAACACCGGTAGGGTTGTGAGCGCAAGCGTGGAAAAGGAAGACACTGCCGTTGGGGGCACCCTTGACATCAGCAATCAGACCCTCGAAGTCAAGGCCGATGGTCTTCTTGTCGTAGTAGCGGTACTGCTCGACCTCAAGACCGGCATGGTTGAAGACGGCCTTGTGGTTAGCCCACGAGGGGGTAGGGATGtagatcttcttctcaccaGGGAAGAACTTCTGGAGGAAAGCAGCACCGACACGGAGGGCACCGGTACCAGAGATGGTCtgggtgatggtgatgcgATCAAGGGCGGGGTTGTTGGGACCGTAGGCCAGCTTGGCGGCGGCGGGAGGGAACTCAGGAACACCAGTGATTCCGGCGTACTCCTTGTTCAGCTTGGCATCGACGACCTTGAGCTCAGCCTCACGGACAGAGGGGAGAACGTAGGGCTTGCCAGCGTCGTCACGGTAGGCACCGACACCTGTATGGGATTCGGGTCAGAATGAGGTCGAGAAATAGCGAGAAACCTCCGCATTCGGATGGTGGGGGATGACGTCGCAACATACCCAGGTTGATCTTCTTGCTGTTTTTGTCGGCCTTGAAGGCTTCAGTGATACCTGGAGAGACAAGTTAATATCGATATTCATGGTGGTGAAGCGATTTGTCTTTGGCGCAAAACGCCCCGTATTCGGAGAAACGGAGCGCATCGCATAGAGCGGGCGTTGTACGTACCAAGAATGGCCTGTACAGAACCAAACAAGCAATTGATTAGCAACAGAAGCTCGCGCAAAGCTCAGAAATGGTTGATTCAGCTTACATCCTGTGAGAGGTTAGCATGAGATCATACAGGAGAGGTGCGCCGGCAGTGGGGGAGCTTCATACAGGAGGACCTTGAGGAACGTTAGCCCAGTGAGAGGCAGCGCGAATGGCAACCAGGTTGAACTGAGCAGGACGGGCAGCCCGGCGGCTGGCGACTCGGAGGGTGGACAGCATTgtgaaggtgatgatgagggatGGATTGGTGACTGAAAGGAGgttgaaggaggagaaagaggaggagaataAAAAAGCGTGGGAGGAGAAGTAGGATCACTTGAGGCGATCCTATCCTATGGCGGAGTGTGACTAGGCAAAGCGTGGTGTCTAACGTACATTTTGGCGATCGGGCCTCTTCGGAGCTGGGCTAGGGGACCTGTTGTCCAATCAGACGCTGGAAACGGGATCGAGACCCTTAATTTATGGGGGCTACAAGCAGCTCCCACAGAATGAGCTCACCTTGATCAGGGCATTTCTCGGTGGGCTTCTCCTGCCCGTGAAATTCTAGTGGGGTTACCCCGGACATCGGCGTGTGAAGCATGGCAGTCACAGGCGCTCAAGCCACAATATTTTGATCCTTCCCGGGGTGTTTCTCTGCGATCTACTTGCCATGACTCTTGGCTAGAAAGAATGACTCTTTTAAGGATGATACAGACTCTAGAATTGTGAGTCAAAAGGTAGGAGAGTTGGTATAAGTTTAAACATGAACTACTCTAGTTCTGTCAACTGCCATTTAGGCTCTATAGGTAACAAGATATGCCAAGTCGAGGATAATATGTAAAGTCCTAGGCTTACCTATTATGTAGCTGTGTAAGAACTGAAACCCGCCCTGTTGTTTGTTAGGGTCAAGGGCGTTCCTTCTTTCCTAAAGAAACGCCTCAAGCTGAGTGGTGCGCCTGAGGCGGTTCCAGGTTCTGTTTTTACCCTGTTGGGTCTTGTTCCTTTTGCCCATCATAATTCATTTCTAAATAAACACAACAATGAGCATGGTCCACCAATTTATCCAGagtcgacaagatcaaatTGTCGTTTCCACATCGAAAGGACGGATATTTTGTCACCAATTGCCTGCCGCTTCGGGATAGTATGATCTGAGTACAGAAGCTGGGACCCCAAAATCATCAAGGCCGCTTGAAACCCGGGATCTAGATGGATCCTTGTCAAGCAAATATGGACACATGCACGACGGTTCAAAGCAGCTTGCACATGTCAAGAGCCCGGTTCATCCGCATTCGATTTATCACTAGATAAAACCGGCATTCGATGATACTCTTTTCAACGGCCGGTACGAACcttcttatatttatactcTTCAACGGCAATTTCTATACCACCACTGGTACAAACCCATATATCTGCTGGAATCAGCTTATATATGAGGCCACCCCGAGAAAGGAGcgaggaaagaaaagaaagttCCCATCAACCGCCGGCAACCGAATCCGACCCTGACCTGTTTCCAACGACTGTCGATTTATTCTCCAGCTGTCCGGTCGACTCCGGCCTCTTCACCGCGCGTCCCTTTCTGGGTCTTCCGCTGGGCCTGTCTGTAGCAGCGGGTCCGCTCTTAGGATACGGACAGGACAGCGCCCTTTGAAGCTCGAAGCCCATTGTCTCTCCGCTTGTCCAGATTCCGCTCCCACTACTGTCTTTATGCTCACTTTAGCCCTGACTGCGTCACCGAGGCCATGCCTCAGGTACCCACAAACACGCGCATTTCCTCTGCACCGGTTCCGTCCTCGTGACCGGCCCGGTCCCGTGTATTCTACAACTGCAATACATATGCCGTTGCTGGATCATACAAGCTTCAGGCTGCGGTATATACTATCTTTACAGGAACCCACAAGGTAATTGAGCGCAGAAACGTCGATTGGTTTATGGGAGTGGCCATCCAAACATTTCAAACTGAAATCACCAAAACGTGGGGGCTTCAAACACCGGTCAATTTCACACCAAAAGAAATACAGCATCTACCAAGGGAATCATTAAATCAATTATCGTGACGTCTTCAACTAAATCACATACTGGAGCCTCCCGTTTTTTGCAACTACATTTTGCAAGTCCATAAGGATATGGAACTTACTCCCAAACGCCAACGCCGATGTGATGCAAGTGCCAAGGCAAATGTCAATGCCGACCAAGATCCGAGATATCCCCTTAGCAAgatctcttcatcttgcaTGTGGCGCATTTCAGCTGAACATCTGATGCTTTGCTGGGATATTTGCAAGGTTGGAGTATAATCATCTCGACAACATTATTCATCTCTTGCACTGGGGTCAGAGTGCGTAGGGGGCTGAGCAGTTACAATCTGCCAACCTATGCTTTGTCGTGGACCTTCTCGGAGGGTGCGTCCGCGAGTTCTTCGTACCGATTCATGACATTCTCCTCCACGGTCTCATGGAATACATCCACCTCAGTAGACGCGAACTTCCTTGCGCTGATACCTCGCTCAAAAAGCACGTCGAGCTCCGCAAATGTGCGCCCGCTTGGCTCTGGTAACCGGAAGAAGGTGTAGATGATGCACAAGAAGCAAATACCGCCCTATTGTTCTCGTCAGTAACGAGGTGTATATGTTATGGAGTGACGAAGTGGCTCTTACCCAGAAGAATCCCGCATAATTACCCCAATCCCAGGCTGTGGGGTTTAGCATATAAGGAGTCAAAACGCTGTTGATAATGCCCACGACGTTGCTGTTGTCAAATGTGGTTAGCTCTCAGTAACAACAGTTTCATCATAGCTAAACGCCAACTGAGGACAGCGTCCCCTGTCTTTCACAATATTCGTGACTTACTAGAGGTTACGGCCAAGAACAACTGTCTTGATCTGCAAACGCCGAGATGACAATTCTCCCACAAGAGAATAGCATACAGTTCCAATGGTCAGCTGGTAGAACAGCGCCCATACAATCATCATACAGCCTGTGGCTAGCGATGATTGACTTCGATGAGCCTCGGGCACTAGACCAAGGAAACCCATGATGAGCAACATGGAACAAAGACCGCAGAGACCATAGAGAACTAAGGATCGTCTGCCAATACCCAAAGTCATAAGACCCCAAGCACCAAAAACTCCGGCCATATTGATGCCGTACTGGCCAAGGGCAAATGAATATGCCTTGTCGGCTGATAGTCCAGCCTGTTCAAGGAAGTAGGTGGAATAGTTGGAGAATGAATTGCCGCTTAGGTTCTGAATGGCCCAGATCATGCATACGATCTCGGTACGGCGAAGGTCGGTGCCCTTGAAGCAGTCCCAGTAACTTGCACCAGATGtgatcttctcttcaaggGCAGTTGTATGTACCATCATGGCGATAGTTTCGTCGGCGTCAAAGTCAGTCTCGCGGTCGAGACTGGTCAAGCGAAGCAATGCCTCCTTAGCATCCTGGGTGCGACCTCTTCGGACCAGCCACCACGGCGATTCGGGCGCAAAAAAGATGCCAATGAGGAGCGGCAAGGGCCACATCCACTGGAGAGCATATGGAATGCGGTACGCCCATTCATCGTCGCGCTTGAGCATGGCGTGAATGACGCCTATGCCGATCTCCTGGCCAAGGCCCCAGCAGAAGTTGACATACGTCGTCAAGTACCCACGCAGAGCAACAGGACAAACCTCAGATGCATAGGTGATGGTCAATGTTTGGAAGATACCCCACGGAATACCACAAAGTATCTCAGCAACAAGCAGGGTCTGAACGTTCTGGGCGGTAAAGAAGATGGTTGTGAAGCCAGCTACACAGACAAGACAGGCCATGACAGTGTAACGATAACCAAATCGTTCAGAGATCCACCCGTTAATGAAAAGACCAATGATCTCACCACAATGGGCTCCCTATGAATTGTTGATGAGCGAGTACACTGAGGACTTGTGGGCAGATGACTTACGTTACTCAGACCAGCTTGCCACGCAGCCGGTACCTGGTattctccatcatcaccaaggacgCCATACTTCTTGTTGAACTGCGGGAAGGCATCTGGTAGTAAGTGTTAGCGACATGAACCTATAGCTTCGCTCACTATCAATGCTGACACCGCACGCCAGGCCTCTGATTGCAGTCACACACTAATGGCCAGGGGATCGGTCAACACATACAAAAGTTATTGACGAGAGAGATGTCATATCCCTCCATTACAATACATGTGGAGATGAGGATACTCCAGAAAATGGCCTTGGGATA encodes the following:
- a CDS encoding aspartate aminotransferase, mitochondrial, producing MLSTLRVASRRAARPAQFNLVAIRAASHWANVPQGPPAILGITEAFKADKNSKKINLGVGAYRDDAGKPYVLPSVREAELKVVDAKLNKEYAGITGVPEFPPAAAKLAYGPNNPALDRITITQTISGTGALRVGAAFLQKFFPGEKKIYIPTPSWANHKAVFNHAGLEVEQYRYYDKKTIGLDFEGLIADVKGAPNGSVFLFHACAHNPTGVDPTQEQWKQISDVVKEKGHFAFFDMAYQGFASGDTDKDAFAVRYFVEQGHNIALCQSFAKNMGLYGERIGAFSLVCADADEKKRVDSQLKIIIRPLYSNPPIHGARIASEILNSPTLYKQWLGEVKQMADRIITMRALLKENLEKLGSKHDWSHITSQIGMFAYTGLTAEEMTRLAEEFSVYATKDGRISVAGITSENVGRLAEAIYKVKG
- a CDS encoding MFS transporter, SP family, general alpha glucoside:H+ symporter (At least one base has a quality score < 10), whose amino-acid sequence is MADKQDMVTPAPAAAPPSKNTPENTAAVDSAAEDNTDPSKTHINIVEHARSAAHKERTMTLRQGIKLYPKAIFWSILISTCIVMEGYDISLVNNFYAFPQFNKKYGVLGDDGEYQVPAAWQAGLSNGAHCGEIIGLFINGWISERFGYRYTVMACLVCVAGFTTIFFTAQNVQTLLVAEILCGIPWGIFQTLTITYASEVCPVALRGYLTTYVNFCWGLGQEIGIGVIHAMLKRDDEWAYRIPYALQWMWPLPLLIGIFFAPESPWWLVRRGRTQDAKEALLRLTSLDRETDFDADETIAMMVHTTALEEKITSGASYWDCFKGTDLRRTEIVCMIWAIQNLSGNSFSNYSTYFLEQAGLSADKAYSFALGQYGINMAGVFGAWGLMTLGIGRRSLVLYGLCGLCSMLLIMGFLGLVPEAHRSQSSLATGCMMIVWALFYQLTIGTVCYSLVGELSSRRLQIKTVVLGRNLYNVVGIINSVLTPYMLNPTAWDWGNYAGFFWGGICFLCIIYTFFRLPEPSGRTFAELDVLFERGISARKFASTEVDVFHETVEENVMNRYEELADAPSEKVHDKA
- a CDS encoding MFS transporter, SP family, general alpha glucoside:H+ symporter (At least one base has a quality score < 10) produces the protein MADKQDMVTPAPAAAPPSKNTPENTAAVDSAAEDNTDPSKTHINIVEHARSAAHKERTMTLRQGIKLYPKAIFWSILISTCIVMEGYDISLVNNFYAFPQFNKKYGVLGDDGEYQVPAAWQAGLSNGAHCGEIIGLFINGWISERFGYRYTVMACLVCVAGFTTIFFTAQNVQTLLVAEILCGIPWGIFQTLTITYASEVCPVALRGYLTTYVNFCWGLGQEIGIGVIHAMLKRDDEWAYRIPYALQWMWPLPLLIGIFFAPESPWWLVRRGRTQDAKEALLRLTSLDRETDFDADETIAMMVHTTALEEKITSGASYWDCFKGTDLRRTEIVCMIWAIQNLSGNSFSNYSTYFLEQAGLSADKAYSFALGQYGINMAGVFGAWGLMTLGIGRRSLVLYGLCGLCSMLLIMGFLGLVPEAHRSQSSLATGCMMIVWALFYQLTIGTVCYSLVGELSSRRLQIKTVVLGRNL